The nucleotide sequence TATGCTCTTTTTAAAGCCACAATTTGACGTCTACATAATAAATAAAGGTCAATCATGAGCAAACCCAGCGCCAGTGAATTATTCAATATAAAAAATCCAATTCATTTTCTCGCGCTAGGCTTTGGCAGTGGTTTAAGCCCTAAAGCACCTGGTACAGCGGGTACTGTCGCGGCAATTCCTTTATTTTTATTATGCTCACTACTCCCTATCAACGCGTTTATCGTTGTCACCGTGTTTATATCGTTAATAGGTATTTGGATATGTGACAAAGCATCTAAGGATGCTGGCGTACATGATCATGGCGCCATTGTTTGGGATGAAATCGCCGGATTTTTTGTCACCATGATTGCAATTCCAGTGAGCGTTGAAACTGTGTTATTTGGCTTTGTTATTTTCCGCATTCTTGATATTGCAAAACCTTGGCCAATCTCTTGGTTCGACAAAAAAGTGAGTGGCGGTTTTGGTATTATGATTGATGATATTATCGCTGGCATTTTAGGGTTAGTGATTATGCATTTAATCTTTAACCCGAATTACTATTTGCTCTAAAATTCTACAGCTGAATATGCTTGGACCGATCCGGTTCGGTCCAAAACTAAAATAATTCTAAATTGATAAATAAAGTCTGATCTGACCCTAGTTATTTGCTAACAATATTTTTAGAACTCTTCGAGGAAGTCATCCAATTCTTCTTCTTCTTGTTCATCTACTATCACAGGTGGATTACCGTCATGGACTTTATAGTTTATGTTTTGAAAATAAGCACCTTTGACGAATTCATATGGATCTAATGATTCGTTTAATAAGGTTTCTTGGTCGGCTAGTTGAGCACGTGTTTCTAGACCAATAATCAGCTTGCGGGCAACGTTTGGCCAAAAATCAATGATCGCTAGCGGCCAGTAATAACCGTCGACTAAATCACCAGCCTCATCACGAACCGAGCTAGGCCCTAATACCGGAAGCATCAAAAACGGCCCATCTCCGACTCCGTAGTAACCTAAAACTTCACCAAATTCTTCTTCTTCACGCATTAACCCTGCGTGTTTTGCAACATCAAACCAACCTAATAAGCCTACGGTTGAGTTCAACACAAAACGACCTGTGGCAACACCTGCTTTTTGAAATTTAAGTTGCAATAAATTATTCACCACAGTGAACGGCTCATTTATGTTTACAGCAACATTATATAAACCACTGCGTATTGGAGATGGAACGTAGCCGACGTATGCTTGTGATACCGGTTTAAATACGTATTTGTCCAAGTAGTCCCAATTAAACGTCCAAATTGAACGGTTAATTGACTCTAATGGATCTTTGGGATCTGAGTTTTGAGCAGTAGTTTGTTCAGTTTCACTACCATCAACGGTTTCATCATTGGTTGAAGAACACCCTGAAACAAATGCTAAAGTGACGATAATGATTAAACTGGCGAACCAGGAATTTATTTGCATAAACCTTTAATCCATAAGAGAAAAATAACGACTTGTTTATATTTATATCACAACTTAATTTGGTAACGCACGCAAATTATAAAAAACTATTTTCTAGAAATTGCTATTCATTGTTGTCTGTAAAGAAGTTCTATAAATAGTTTAAACTGGTAGTTCAATACCGTTTTCACGCATCTTTGCGAGTTTATAACGTAATGTACGAGCACTAATACCTAGGCGCTCTGCCACTTCTTTGCGCGAGCCATTACAGGTGCGCAAGGCGTCGATGATAATTTGAAACTCTTGCTGTTTTAATTCGCTTTCCAAATTGTCATCTTCTGAACTTTCTATCGCTTCAGTTTCTTTGACAAAAGTTTTATTTGTTTCAACAAACCCTTCTATCAATAAATCATTAGCTTCAATCACGGAACCGGACTTCATAATCAATGCTCGCTGAATTACATTTTCTAGTTCACGAACATTGCCTTGCCAATCATGCTTTAGCATTTTACTTTTAGCGTTCTCTGAAAAATCAACATTTTCATTACTGTGCCGATTAACAATAAATTGAGATAAAGGAATAATGTCATCTTGTCGCTGATTTAATGGCAACCAAGTCAGTGGGAAAACATTTAGTCGATAGAATAAATCTTCACGAAAAACACCTTCACTAACCGCCTGTTTTAAATCACGATTACTTGTTGCTAGGACTCTAACATTTAACTTTATGGTTTTTCTACCACCTAAGCGTTCTACTTCACGCTCTTGAATTACTCGCAATATCTTTGCTTGTAATCCCATGTCCATTTCGGTAATTTCATCAAGTAAAATCGTACCATCTTGAGCTTGTTCAAATTTACCTGGACAGGCGTTAACGGCACCAGTAAAAGCGCCTTTTTCATAACCAAACAATGTGGCTTCCAACATATTTTCAGGAATAGCAGCACAATTAATAGCAACAAACTTTTCTTTAGCACGAGGCGATTGGTTATGGATAAATTTAGATAGGACTTCTTTACCGCTTCCGCTTGGTCCAAGGATCATCACAGAAGCATCTGTTGCAGCTACTTTTTCAGCTAATGAAAGTAATTGTTTGCTTTGTTCATCAACGGCAATGGGCCTTTCATCGCTAACACTGGCAACGGGCATATATTGGCTGATCATATTAATTAATACCGCAGGAGCAAATGGTTTAGCAATATAATTACAAGCACCATCTCTCATAGCCTGCACGGCATCGTCAATAGTTGCATATGCGGTCATAATTAACATTGGCAGATTGGGCCAATTAGCTTTGATATTTTTAAGAAGAGTAAGGCCATTCATTTGGCCCATTTGAACATCACTGACTACCATATCAACCTGGCGCTGTTTAAGTATCAGTAATGCTGCTTCAGCTGAGTCAGCTTCAACACATTCGTATTCGGATAATTCTAAAGTATCAACTACGGCTTCTCGTAAACCTGGATCGTCTTCTACTACCAAGACCACTTTACTGGTCATTTATGCCTCTTATTATTTTTCTTGTTCTAATTTTTGTTAGAAATCTTTTGCTAGTAAGTAACTGTTTATATGTTAGCGCACATAAATAATTGTTTATAAGTATTTGTTTTAAAACTAATCACTCAAATATAGGAAGTAATCTATTTGTTCTCAAACAAAGGTAACGTAATACAAAACTCAGTTCCGTCGCTACCAGTATTTACTAACAATACATCACCATGGTGTGCTTTGGCTACTGATTTTACTACAGCAAGCCCTAATCCAGTGCCTTCTACTTTAGAGGTATAAAATGGTTCAAATATATTTTTTGCGTCTTCAGCATCAATACCATTACCATTATCCTTAACATGAATACAAACATCATTATCTTGTTGATAACAACGAATGCTAATTTCAGCGCCAAAATCAATTTCTTGCAGCGAGTTTTGTATCAGGTTATGCAATGCTCCCTCTAACGCTGTTTTATTGCCTAGAATTTGCAACTTACTGTCACTAATATCGACACTTATAGAAGCATCAGCGTCGGTAACTTGGTCTTCAATACCTGCAACCGCTTCATTAATAAAGTTTTCAATATTTAAGATACTAACAACTTGTTTTGATCCACTTTTGGCATAAAGAAGCATATCATTAACTTGTTGCTCTAAATCTTGTAATCGTGCGGCAAGTTTTTCATGGAATTTAAGTTTTTTCTCATCAGTTAATGACTTGTTCATCAAATTTGAGCAATACAGTAATGCCGACGACAGTGGCGTACGAATTTGATGAGCTAGAGTTGCCACCATACGACCTAAAGCCGACAGTTTTTCCATTTGGCTTAATTGCCGCTGTAACATGCGAGTTTCAGTGAGATCAGTGATTAAAATTAACTGCCCTGCTTGCGAACTAAATGAAGAGATATCAAGTTTTACCCGACGCCCATCTTTAAGGGATAATTCATGACCGTCATCTGCCTGAGGTAAAAACGTATCTCTTATCACTTCAATCCATAATAGATCGATCAAAGGTGATGTCATTAATTCTTTAGCAATATGATTGGCTTTAACGATTTTACCATCGCCATCAATAATGACGACACCGGCTGGCATTACATCAAAAAGTTGATGTAATTGATTAGATTGCAGGCGCAGCGAATCTAGTTCACCGGCATAGTGCTCGGTAACTAAAGATTTATCTGTTTGTTCTGAGACTACAGATGACTGGGGGTTTTTACTTTTATCCCCATCATTTAAGCTCATATACTACACCTCCCATTTCACTTTTGTGTTAACGCAACCTAATGTTTAAAAAATGGTCAACGATTTACCACACCTAGCCAAATGTTAATTCTTTGTATCTTAGTTATAATAAGTTAATTCACGGCTAAGAAAAAGCCTAAATCAACACCAATCACGATTATTTTTTAATCGTTGTTTACGTAAACTCTACGCCAGCAATTAATAGATAAGTTATTAATTCTTAATATATTAATTTTGACATCGGTTCTTCTATTAAAAATCCATGTCGAAACTAATATTGATCCCTAGTTGAAAATCAAACATTGTAATTATCATTCTCTAAACATCTCTCAATATTTCAATCACATCTGCCATATTCATCATCTGATCATTTTCAAAATACAACCATATTTCATCTTTACTGTATTCATAAGTCGCTCGTACAACTTTGTTATATGTCATGGCCTTAAGTTCCATCACCCGGCCTTTACTAATACAAGATACGATAAATCGATAAACACCATCGTCGGCCATTTCACCGGTACGGGTTTGACCATTCCAAATAAAACCTAGATCACCAGCGTTGCTATCACCTAGAGGGATTATTCGAACAATGTCTTCGTTTTCATTTTCGACATAGACAAAGATATGGTGCGACTTGTCATCAAGTTTTAAACGACCAGGAATTTCTAGTCCAGATTCTAAATAAAACTCACCGCTTTCAATGAGCACACTTCTACCGACCAATGAGCTCGCTTGCAACGCTTTAGTCGATGTATTCGACAACGCTGCACTTTCAAGTTTATGTTGATAGCTTTCGATTTCTTGACTGATGGAAGAAGCAAGGAGTTGAGCAAAAAAGTCATCGGACTCCATATGACTATGGAGCTTATTATCTACTGGTTCAGGAATTAAGTTTGCGAAGAATTCTTCTAATTTGAGGGTCGCGGGTCTATCAACAGATTCACTCTGTTGTTCATTGTTTAACAAGCTCTGGCCTCCAGCCAGATTTTCACTTGATTTATCGTTCAATTATTAGGCCCAAATCCAATCATTAGACTATTTTAGTTTGTCACTAAAAGATGAAAATATAAGTCACTATGACGACAATGACATAATGCGTGTTCCATCGCAATATTTATACAAATTCTATGCCATTGAAATCATAAAAACAAAATAATCTCAAAAAAAAACATCATTGCCTACTTAACACACTGTTAGCGTTTTATTTTTGTACTGACCCTCTATAAATTGCAACTATTTTGAATATCAATACGCTCTTTTAAGTGGTCAGCTTTTTGGATGCGGCAATCATTTGCCGCTCGCTTTCTCAGCATTGGTCATATCAAAATTTATTGCCGCTCTTAATAACTTTTGACGTTAACATCAGTAAATTTTAGACGAAAAAAAACCTCGATAACGAGGTTTTTAAAGAAGCCAGTAATAAATTAATTATTTTTTTTGTTATTATTTAACTTCACTCACTTCCATGTCCTGAGCAGCGCTCTAGCTAATAAAGCTAGCTGATAATCCTAGAACAAGTACTGCAATACATACTGTTCCCAAATTAACTTCCCTCAAAGACGATTTGTTCATAATCTAACCTTGAACTAGTTTTGTTATTGTTATTTTTGCGCAATCAATGTATAACTATTCATAATATAACGCAACTATTTTGTAACAATTTGTACAAGTTTTTTTAAACTAATGTACAACTAACCTATAAAAACATAACAACATCAGTAACCTAAAACTAATTTTACGCTAAAAACAAATCGCTTTTAAAATTAAAAAAACGACATATTGTTAGTACGTACCAACGCTAACCCTACAACAAATATGCGTTTTAATTATCGATTTTATTTTTGTTGACGACGTTCCTTTCAAATAGAAATAAGATATTAGAGTTAAAAGTTCATAATTGGTTAAACGTTGTCATTCTTTTGTCGCTAGATTAGTTAAATGAATAAGTTGATTAATTACAAAGGATTATTGACTAAATATTCAAGAATCCCCCTAGTAAAAATTAATTTATAAACGATATATTGTAGGCGGAAAAATGCTGATTTTCAGCGATATAAGAATTCAATCTGACAAATACCAATCTTTTATCAAAAAATAAGCGATTTATATTGAAGAAAAGTCTAGTCTGGGCGAAAATACGCGCAATTTTAAATTAGTCATTCACAACTAACTTCAGTGGAGCAAATATGCCATCACGTCAACAACAGGCCAATGCAATTCGAGTATTAAGTATGGACGCAGTCCAAAAAGCCAAATCAGGACATCCGGGTGCCCCTATGGGTATGGCGGATATCGCACAGGCTCTTTGGTGTGATCACCTTAAACACAACCCGAACAACCCGAACTGGGTTGACCGAGATCGTTTCGTATTATCAAATGGCCACGGTTCAATGTTGATATACTCTCTATTACATCTGACAGGTTATGACGTTTCAATTGATGACATTAAGGATTTCCGACAATTACATTCTAAAACTCCTGGTCACCCAGAATATGGTTACACTCCTGGCGTTGAAACAACGACAGGTCCATTAGGCCAAGGTATTACCAATGCTGTCGGTTTCGCGATTGCTGAAAAAACCTTGGCAGCACAATTTAACCGTGACGGTTTAGACATTGTTGACCATAACACTTATGTGTTTATGGGCGATGGTTGTTTAATGGAAGGTATTTCTCATGAAGCTTGTTCGTTAGCTGGCACTTTAGGTTTAGGTAAGTTAATCGCTTTTTGGGATGACAACGGCATCTCTATTGACGGTGAAGTTGAAGGTTGGTTCTCAGATGACACACCTGCTCGCTTTAACGCATACGGCTGGCAAGTAATTGAAGTTGATGGTCATAATCCTGAAGAGATTTTATTGGCCATCGAACAAG is from Thalassotalea crassostreae and encodes:
- a CDS encoding phosphatidylglycerophosphatase A, yielding MSKPSASELFNIKNPIHFLALGFGSGLSPKAPGTAGTVAAIPLFLLCSLLPINAFIVVTVFISLIGIWICDKASKDAGVHDHGAIVWDEIAGFFVTMIAIPVSVETVLFGFVIFRILDIAKPWPISWFDKKVSGGFGIMIDDIIAGILGLVIMHLIFNPNYYLL
- a CDS encoding VacJ family lipoprotein → MQINSWFASLIIIVTLAFVSGCSSTNDETVDGSETEQTTAQNSDPKDPLESINRSIWTFNWDYLDKYVFKPVSQAYVGYVPSPIRSGLYNVAVNINEPFTVVNNLLQLKFQKAGVATGRFVLNSTVGLLGWFDVAKHAGLMREEEEFGEVLGYYGVGDGPFLMLPVLGPSSVRDEAGDLVDGYYWPLAIIDFWPNVARKLIIGLETRAQLADQETLLNESLDPYEFVKGAYFQNINYKVHDGNPPVIVDEQEEEELDDFLEEF
- a CDS encoding sigma-54-dependent transcriptional regulator gives rise to the protein MTSKVVLVVEDDPGLREAVVDTLELSEYECVEADSAEAALLILKQRQVDMVVSDVQMGQMNGLTLLKNIKANWPNLPMLIMTAYATIDDAVQAMRDGACNYIAKPFAPAVLINMISQYMPVASVSDERPIAVDEQSKQLLSLAEKVAATDASVMILGPSGSGKEVLSKFIHNQSPRAKEKFVAINCAAIPENMLEATLFGYEKGAFTGAVNACPGKFEQAQDGTILLDEITEMDMGLQAKILRVIQEREVERLGGRKTIKLNVRVLATSNRDLKQAVSEGVFREDLFYRLNVFPLTWLPLNQRQDDIIPLSQFIVNRHSNENVDFSENAKSKMLKHDWQGNVRELENVIQRALIMKSGSVIEANDLLIEGFVETNKTFVKETEAIESSEDDNLESELKQQEFQIIIDALRTCNGSRKEVAERLGISARTLRYKLAKMRENGIELPV
- a CDS encoding sensor histidine kinase, yielding MSLNDGDKSKNPQSSVVSEQTDKSLVTEHYAGELDSLRLQSNQLHQLFDVMPAGVVIIDGDGKIVKANHIAKELMTSPLIDLLWIEVIRDTFLPQADDGHELSLKDGRRVKLDISSFSSQAGQLILITDLTETRMLQRQLSQMEKLSALGRMVATLAHQIRTPLSSALLYCSNLMNKSLTDEKKLKFHEKLAARLQDLEQQVNDMLLYAKSGSKQVVSILNIENFINEAVAGIEDQVTDADASISVDISDSKLQILGNKTALEGALHNLIQNSLQEIDFGAEISIRCYQQDNDVCIHVKDNGNGIDAEDAKNIFEPFYTSKVEGTGLGLAVVKSVAKAHHGDVLLVNTGSDGTEFCITLPLFENK
- a CDS encoding flagellar hook assembly protein FlgD yields the protein MNDKSSENLAGGQSLLNNEQQSESVDRPATLKLEEFFANLIPEPVDNKLHSHMESDDFFAQLLASSISQEIESYQHKLESAALSNTSTKALQASSLVGRSVLIESGEFYLESGLEIPGRLKLDDKSHHIFVYVENENEDIVRIIPLGDSNAGDLGFIWNGQTRTGEMADDGVYRFIVSCISKGRVMELKAMTYNKVVRATYEYSKDEIWLYFENDQMMNMADVIEILRDV